The Halalkalibacter krulwichiae genome has a segment encoding these proteins:
- the hutI gene encoding imidazolonepropionase, producing MQHVDILLINIGQLLTMESLGPRAGKEMQKLPMIEDGLVAISKGKIAYIGTSDSRNDFKADIIIDCEGKLVTPGLVDPHTHVVFGGSREHEMTLKQQGIPYLDILKQGGGILSTVTKTRDVSKEDLYKKARFHLDRMLSHGVTTIEAKSGYGLDRQTELKQLKVAKQLNETHSIDLVSTFLGAHAIPKEYKEEPEAFLQEMLAILGQIKTEELAEFVDIFTETGVFTVEQSRKYLAEAKALGFDLKIHADEIDPLGGTELACELCAVTADHLVGASDEGIKRLAESGTIAVLLPGTTFYLGKDTFARARKMIDEGVIVALATDFNPGSCPTENLQLIMSFAALKLKMTPEEIWNAVTINAAHAINRGDVAGQLVIGRQADLVIWDVPNYQYLPYHYGVNHANTVIKRGEIVSKRSNHPDSIVVSKK from the coding sequence ATGCAACATGTTGATATATTGCTTATAAATATCGGTCAATTATTAACTATGGAGTCATTAGGGCCAAGAGCAGGAAAAGAGATGCAGAAGCTGCCTATGATTGAGGATGGGTTAGTAGCGATCTCGAAAGGAAAGATAGCCTATATCGGAACGTCTGATTCTAGGAATGACTTTAAGGCTGACATCATCATTGATTGTGAAGGAAAACTTGTCACACCTGGCTTAGTTGACCCACATACTCATGTAGTGTTTGGTGGTTCACGTGAACATGAGATGACGTTAAAACAGCAAGGAATCCCATATCTTGATATCCTAAAGCAAGGAGGGGGCATTCTTTCAACTGTGACAAAGACAAGAGACGTGTCAAAAGAGGATTTATATAAAAAGGCCCGATTTCATCTTGATCGAATGCTATCACATGGAGTAACGACGATAGAAGCAAAAAGTGGCTATGGTCTAGATCGGCAAACAGAATTAAAACAATTAAAGGTCGCAAAGCAGCTTAATGAAACGCATTCGATTGATTTAGTATCAACCTTTTTAGGGGCGCATGCGATTCCAAAAGAGTATAAAGAAGAACCTGAAGCCTTTTTGCAAGAGATGCTAGCAATCCTTGGTCAAATAAAAACAGAAGAGCTCGCTGAATTTGTAGATATTTTTACAGAAACAGGTGTATTTACAGTAGAGCAATCAAGAAAGTATTTAGCAGAGGCAAAGGCGTTAGGGTTTGATTTGAAAATTCATGCAGATGAAATCGACCCTTTAGGTGGTACAGAATTAGCTTGTGAATTGTGTGCTGTAACAGCCGATCACCTCGTCGGTGCCTCTGATGAAGGCATAAAACGGTTGGCTGAATCAGGAACCATTGCTGTCTTATTACCTGGAACAACTTTTTATCTTGGGAAAGACACGTTTGCACGGGCTAGAAAGATGATTGATGAAGGTGTAATCGTTGCACTAGCGACTGACTTTAATCCAGGCAGCTGCCCGACAGAGAATCTCCAGTTGATTATGTCGTTTGCAGCATTAAAATTAAAAATGACACCTGAAGAAATTTGGAACGCAGTAACGATCAATGCCGCACACGCCATTAATCGCGGCGATGTTGCCGGTCAACTAGTTATAGGTCGCCAAGCTGATCTAGTGATTTGGGATGTACCAAACTATCAGTACCTCCCGTATCATTATGGAGTCAATCATGCAAACACAGTCATTAAGAGGGGGGAGATCGTTTCAAAGAGAAGCAATCATCCTGACTCAATTGTCGTATCAAAAAAATAA
- the hutH gene encoding histidine ammonia-lyase: MVTLNGQTLNLTEVKKVLYDKEQVMASHESLKKVEASRKAVEKIVAEGRIVYGITTGFGKFSDVFIDKKNVEELQLNLIRSHACGVGDPFPEVVSRAMVLLRANALLKGFSGVRPIVVERLLDLINKEIHPVIPQQGSLGASGDLAPLSHLALVLIGEGEVYYRGKRTSAIDALTREGLFPITLSAKEGLALINGTQAMTAMGVVAFLEAEKLAYQAEIIAAMTIEGLRGIIDAFDEDIHLARGYKEQVEVAKRIRMYLADSKLTTKQGEMRVQDAYSIRCIPQVHGATWQTLNYVKEKLEIEMNAATDNPLIFNDGEKVLSGGNFHGQPIAFAMDFLKIAMAELANISERRIERLVNPQLNDLPPFLSPKPGLQSGAMIMQYAAASLVSENKTLAHPASVDSIPSSANQEDHVSMGTIGSRHAYQIISNVRRVLSIEAICAMQAMEIRGTNKLASSTKQFLEIARKQVPSITNDRVFSKDIETLNHWLKEDLFLFHEKTKDEIQL, from the coding sequence ATGGTTACTTTAAATGGTCAAACGTTAAATCTAACGGAAGTAAAAAAAGTCCTTTACGATAAAGAACAAGTAATGGCTTCACACGAAAGCCTGAAAAAAGTAGAAGCGAGTAGAAAAGCTGTCGAGAAGATCGTTGCGGAAGGCCGAATTGTATACGGGATTACAACGGGCTTCGGGAAGTTTAGTGATGTGTTCATTGACAAAAAAAATGTGGAAGAGTTGCAATTAAATTTAATAAGGTCGCATGCGTGTGGGGTAGGAGATCCTTTTCCAGAGGTTGTCTCAAGGGCTATGGTACTGCTTCGAGCGAATGCATTGCTGAAAGGGTTTTCAGGGGTCAGACCCATTGTTGTCGAAAGGTTATTAGATCTCATTAATAAGGAAATTCACCCTGTGATACCACAGCAAGGTTCGCTTGGTGCGAGTGGTGACCTAGCACCTCTCTCACATTTAGCACTCGTACTAATTGGAGAGGGAGAGGTTTATTATCGCGGGAAGAGAACGTCTGCTATTGACGCTTTAACGAGAGAAGGTCTCTTCCCAATTACATTGTCAGCTAAAGAAGGCTTAGCTCTTATCAACGGAACGCAAGCGATGACAGCGATGGGAGTAGTAGCTTTCTTAGAGGCAGAAAAACTAGCATATCAAGCGGAAATAATTGCGGCGATGACAATTGAAGGATTACGCGGAATTATTGATGCGTTTGATGAGGATATTCATCTTGCAAGAGGTTATAAGGAGCAAGTCGAAGTGGCTAAACGGATACGGATGTATCTAGCCGATAGCAAATTAACGACGAAGCAAGGTGAAATGAGAGTACAAGATGCTTACTCGATTCGTTGCATTCCGCAAGTGCACGGTGCTACTTGGCAAACACTCAATTATGTCAAAGAAAAGCTAGAAATTGAAATGAATGCAGCAACCGATAACCCTCTTATTTTCAATGATGGCGAAAAAGTGTTATCGGGAGGAAATTTTCATGGTCAGCCGATAGCTTTTGCAATGGACTTTCTTAAGATTGCGATGGCAGAATTAGCCAATATCTCTGAACGGAGAATTGAACGACTTGTCAATCCACAACTGAATGATTTACCACCATTTTTAAGTCCAAAGCCTGGTTTGCAATCGGGTGCAATGATTATGCAATATGCAGCAGCATCACTTGTTTCAGAGAATAAGACACTAGCTCATCCGGCCAGTGTCGATTCAATTCCATCATCAGCTAATCAAGAAGACCATGTCAGCATGGGAACGATTGGTTCGAGACATGCATATCAAATTATTTCAAATGTTCGCCGTGTCTTGTCGATTGAAGCAATTTGTGCAATGCAAGCGATGGAAATAAGAGGAACGAATAAGCTGGCTTCTTCGACTAAACAGTTTTTAGAAATAGCACGGAAGCAAGTTCCATCGATAACAAATGACAGAGTTTTCTCAAAAGATATAGAAACTCTTAATCATTGGTTGAAAGAAGATTTATTCTTGTTTCATGAAAAAACGAAAGATGAAATTCAATTATAA
- the hutP gene encoding hut operon transcriptional regulator HutP, translated as MGLDKDRRIGRHAILLLLSEDPLHQLSKLEKSNWKACLGKVGSMEAHKVVAAIETAAKKNQIIKTDVYRESHALYHAIIEALHGVTRGQVQLGSVHRTVGLTFAVLRGNPYENEHEGDWLAVSLYGTIGAPVKGSEHEAIGLGINHI; from the coding sequence ATGGGATTAGATAAAGATCGTCGAATTGGTCGACATGCAATACTTTTGTTGCTTTCAGAGGATCCTTTACATCAGCTTTCTAAGCTTGAAAAGTCTAATTGGAAGGCTTGTCTTGGTAAAGTTGGTTCAATGGAAGCCCATAAAGTAGTAGCAGCAATTGAAACGGCAGCTAAGAAAAATCAAATAATTAAAACAGATGTTTATCGGGAGTCACATGCTTTGTACCATGCCATTATAGAGGCATTACACGGGGTTACTAGAGGTCAAGTGCAATTAGGCTCAGTCCATCGAACAGTTGGTTTAACCTTTGCTGTACTAAGAGGAAATCCATACGAGAACGAGCATGAAGGAGATTGGCTTGCGGTGTCTTTATATGGAACAATCGGAGCACCTGTGAAAGGTTCGGAGCACGAGGCAATAGGGTTAGGCATTAATCATATATAA
- a CDS encoding UDP-N-acetylmuramoyl-L-alanyl-D-glutamate--2,6-diaminopimelate ligase produces MNKTLNDLLKPLKKQCDEDIDITGIQLDSRKIKDGNLFVAISGYEADGHKFIQSAIKNGAVAIIGEKNLKEIVTVPYFKVDNSRKALLILVNHFYDKPHNKHKMIGITGTNGKTTTSYLLHHILEHNGKSVARLGTVEYVINGEMRESNLTTPDAILLQEMLHESEDEYVVMEVSSHGLDQYRVHGSMFDYALFTNLSHEHLDYHKDLEDYYQTKKKIFQCLKDQGKGIVGTYCSWGERLHEELAEELVPSVSFGQSKGGEPIYLKSYSTVPDVNLVIDDNEKEYVIKMNIQGEHNVYNAIGSYICAREIGLSPEEVIEALETFEGVPGRFEEVTIPNGAKAFLDYAHTPDGLQYALNTAKECTARNLYHIFGFRGKRDCSKRKMMVQISQSLSDYVFLTLDDLNGTGNELMLAELRELSKPYENIVVMDDRTEAIVYVLSLLKEGDGMIITGKGSENYQEEYRYQTRNDRETIVNVLS; encoded by the coding sequence ATGAATAAAACGTTAAATGATTTGTTAAAACCCTTAAAAAAACAATGTGACGAGGATATCGACATAACGGGAATTCAACTCGATTCAAGAAAAATAAAAGATGGGAACTTATTTGTTGCCATTTCAGGATATGAAGCAGATGGTCACAAATTCATTCAGTCTGCAATTAAAAATGGAGCTGTAGCGATTATTGGGGAAAAGAACCTCAAGGAGATAGTGACGGTTCCTTATTTCAAAGTGGATAATTCAAGAAAGGCATTGTTAATATTGGTAAATCATTTCTACGACAAGCCTCACAACAAACATAAAATGATTGGTATTACAGGAACAAATGGAAAAACGACAACTTCTTATTTGTTACATCATATTTTGGAGCATAATGGAAAATCGGTTGCAAGATTAGGAACAGTTGAATATGTGATAAATGGAGAAATGAGAGAATCTAATTTAACTACTCCGGATGCGATTTTGCTACAAGAAATGCTTCATGAAAGTGAAGATGAATATGTCGTAATGGAAGTTTCATCACACGGTTTAGATCAATATCGTGTACATGGTTCCATGTTTGATTATGCACTCTTTACGAATTTAAGTCATGAGCATCTAGATTACCACAAAGATCTGGAAGACTATTATCAAACTAAGAAAAAAATATTTCAATGTCTAAAGGATCAAGGCAAAGGGATCGTTGGGACCTATTGTTCTTGGGGAGAGAGATTGCATGAAGAGTTAGCTGAAGAGTTGGTTCCATCGGTTTCATTTGGACAATCTAAGGGCGGAGAACCAATTTATTTAAAATCTTATAGTACTGTTCCTGATGTAAACTTAGTGATTGATGACAATGAGAAAGAATATGTCATTAAAATGAACATCCAAGGTGAACACAATGTTTATAATGCGATAGGTAGTTATATATGTGCAAGAGAGATAGGTCTTTCTCCAGAAGAAGTAATAGAGGCATTAGAAACATTTGAAGGCGTCCCTGGAAGGTTTGAAGAAGTAACAATACCAAATGGTGCAAAGGCATTCTTAGATTATGCGCATACTCCTGATGGTCTTCAGTACGCGTTAAATACAGCAAAAGAATGCACAGCACGAAATTTGTATCATATTTTTGGTTTTAGGGGGAAGAGAGATTGTTCCAAAAGAAAAATGATGGTTCAAATCAGTCAAAGCCTTAGCGACTATGTATTTCTAACATTGGATGATTTAAATGGGACAGGTAACGAACTGATGTTGGCAGAATTAAGAGAGCTAAGCAAGCCATACGAAAATATTGTTGTTATGGACGATAGAACGGAAGCGATAGTATATGTACTATCTCTTTTAAAAGAAGGAGATGGTATGATCATTACGGGAAAAGGTTCGGAAAATTATCAAGAAGAGTACCGTTATCAAACACGTAACGACAGAGAAACAATCGTAAACGTATTGAGTTAA
- a CDS encoding YjiH family protein, with amino-acid sequence MALEEVKVKKHEEEKSNDLKDYLLFLIPSLLGIGLFMIPIQIDGRITIPVAFMAKLLEGLLIETLPLILTTILAFIIMMSCAATIWKPNFLIKSSFLKGLFLVHPIWLLVRIIGFMFAVMTLLQVGPEVVWSEDTGGLLLYELLPLLFTIFLFAGLFLPLLLNFGLLELFGVLFNKIMRPLFTLPGRSSIDCLASWMGDGTIGVLLTNKQYEEGFYTKREAAVICTTFSVVSITFSIVILTYMDLEHLFLAFYFTIVVAGITAAIILPRIPPLSRKSDTYVTENKARFDENSLKGQNPFSYGLSKALKRAHQNNSAASTFKGGLKNVLDMWFTVLPVIMAIGTTALILAEHTSLFAIVSAPFVPILTLLQVPEAHAAAQTMVVGFADMFLPAVIGSGIESDLTRFIIACVSVTQLIYMSEIGGLILASRLPVKFTDLILIFLIRTLITLPIIVGIAHLIF; translated from the coding sequence ATGGCATTAGAAGAGGTAAAAGTAAAAAAACATGAAGAAGAAAAAAGTAATGATTTAAAAGACTACTTATTATTTCTTATACCTTCCTTGCTAGGTATAGGTTTGTTTATGATACCAATCCAAATAGATGGTCGTATAACAATACCTGTAGCTTTTATGGCCAAGCTGTTGGAAGGTCTATTAATAGAAACTTTACCTTTGATCTTAACAACCATTTTAGCATTTATTATCATGATGTCCTGTGCCGCAACGATATGGAAACCTAATTTTTTGATTAAGAGTAGTTTTTTAAAAGGATTGTTCCTTGTTCATCCTATCTGGTTGTTAGTTAGAATAATTGGATTTATGTTCGCGGTTATGACTTTGCTTCAAGTAGGTCCTGAAGTGGTGTGGTCGGAGGATACAGGTGGATTATTATTATATGAACTTCTTCCTTTACTATTTACAATCTTTTTATTTGCTGGATTATTTCTACCGTTGCTATTAAATTTTGGTTTATTGGAACTATTTGGTGTACTTTTCAATAAAATTATGAGACCGTTATTTACGCTTCCTGGCCGTTCTTCTATTGATTGTTTAGCTTCTTGGATGGGAGATGGAACAATTGGTGTGTTACTAACAAATAAACAATACGAAGAAGGTTTTTATACGAAGAGAGAAGCGGCGGTCATTTGTACGACTTTTTCTGTAGTCTCGATTACATTTAGTATCGTAATCTTAACTTATATGGATTTAGAACATTTATTTCTTGCATTCTATTTTACGATTGTTGTAGCAGGGATTACGGCTGCCATTATTCTGCCGAGAATTCCACCACTATCTCGAAAGTCAGATACATATGTTACTGAAAACAAAGCAAGGTTTGATGAAAACTCATTAAAAGGACAAAATCCATTTTCATATGGCTTATCAAAAGCTTTGAAAAGAGCTCACCAAAATAATAGTGCAGCTAGTACTTTTAAAGGTGGCTTAAAAAACGTATTGGATATGTGGTTTACTGTATTACCAGTTATTATGGCGATTGGTACAACGGCGCTCATTCTAGCTGAACATACGTCACTGTTTGCTATTGTAAGTGCTCCATTTGTCCCAATCCTTACTTTACTGCAAGTGCCTGAGGCTCATGCAGCAGCGCAAACAATGGTCGTTGGTTTTGCTGATATGTTTTTGCCTGCAGTTATAGGCAGTGGAATTGAAAGTGATCTAACAAGATTTATCATTGCTTGTGTATCTGTCACGCAATTAATTTACATGTCAGAAATCGGCGGATTAATTCTAGCTTCAAGATTGCCAGTAAAGTTTACTGATCTTATCTTAATCTTTCTCATTAGAACTCTTATTACTTTGCCGATCATTGTAGGAATTGCACACCTTATTTTTTAA
- a CDS encoding SGNH/GDSL hydrolase family protein: MKVKILFIGDSITDCGRLEDQEGLGTGYVRLVRDYLLASYPAIPFQFVNVGISGNRITDLVARWQEDVLNHKPDFVSISIGINDVWRQLDRPDLEQVTPELFKSHYIDLVTKVQEQTNAKIILMEPTIIGEQIDSTGNKLLIDYVKIVNELADHFKATVIPTHQAFIIFLQSGSTHQLTTDSVHMSSIGNMLMAKTWLKAVEGLLK, encoded by the coding sequence TTGAAAGTGAAGATATTATTTATTGGAGATAGCATCACAGATTGTGGCAGATTAGAAGATCAGGAAGGACTAGGGACTGGTTATGTACGTCTTGTGCGTGATTATTTACTAGCATCTTATCCTGCTATACCTTTTCAGTTTGTAAATGTTGGAATAAGTGGGAATCGCATTACCGACCTTGTAGCAAGATGGCAAGAAGATGTACTCAACCATAAGCCTGATTTTGTATCTATTTCAATAGGAATTAATGATGTTTGGAGACAACTTGACCGTCCCGACCTAGAACAAGTAACACCAGAATTATTTAAAAGTCATTACATAGATTTAGTAACAAAAGTACAAGAACAAACGAATGCAAAGATCATACTCATGGAACCAACAATCATTGGTGAGCAAATTGATTCAACAGGGAATAAATTGTTAATAGATTATGTGAAAATTGTAAATGAGCTGGCTGATCATTTTAAAGCAACTGTTATCCCGACTCATCAAGCGTTTATTATTTTTTTACAATCTGGTTCAACACATCAGTTGACAACTGATAGTGTTCATATGAGTTCAATCGGAAATATGTTAATGGCTAAAACGTGGCTTAAAGCGGTTGAAGGATTATTAAAGTAG
- a CDS encoding YhgE/Pip domain-containing protein — translation MMMRKKRILIVPLAMMLILPSFLADASQKSVSTEEKVNEQTDGKISSKDEVVYATLQANGQLNEIYVVNTLDVTQAGTIIDYGSYNSLKNLTDLSDLTQTDDKVYIEASKGKFYYQGNTNELELPWDLEIVYFLDGKEMNPAENVGENGHLEITINTSRNEQGETIFFDNYLLQISLTLDSEFYQNIEASDGVIANAGTDKQITFTVLPEQEGNFAVTADVRDFEFEGIEIAALPSSMSIDAPDAEKMTEDMKSLTDAIKEINDGVADLKSGVSELNDGVISLRNGSEQYKNGMSEMTGASSELIKASSSINDALSTITKNISKNDNELDLSELSELPKGLSQIADGLTETANGLSLLQENYSIVLTTLDEAMRNIPEYNVSENEINDLYSSGADPAVLDQLVETYSAARVAKGTYSAVKEGLQVVDTTLGEVSGASMEMATTLTSIAQGLSSSLEGMDGLDGLTQLQEGLAALAANYEQFHGGLIKYTNGVDTLSSSYHELHSGIVQLNGGTTELEDGVGQLLDGTGELYKSTNDLPEQIQEEIDKMISEYDKSDFEAISFVSGENEKVNSVQFVIKTESVKKEEQETMEEVIEEEKGFWGRLKDLFS, via the coding sequence ATGATGATGAGAAAAAAACGAATATTGATCGTTCCGCTAGCAATGATGCTAATCTTACCTTCATTTCTTGCTGATGCTTCACAAAAGTCAGTTTCAACAGAAGAGAAAGTAAATGAACAAACGGATGGGAAGATCTCATCAAAAGATGAAGTTGTCTATGCAACTTTGCAGGCTAATGGTCAATTAAATGAAATTTACGTAGTGAATACTTTAGATGTGACACAAGCTGGGACTATAATCGATTATGGTTCGTACAATAGTTTGAAAAACTTAACCGATTTGTCTGATCTAACTCAGACTGACGATAAAGTCTATATCGAGGCGTCAAAAGGTAAGTTTTACTATCAAGGAAACACGAATGAATTAGAACTCCCATGGGACCTTGAAATTGTTTACTTCTTAGATGGGAAGGAAATGAATCCAGCTGAAAATGTAGGTGAAAATGGTCATTTAGAGATTACTATAAATACGTCCCGAAATGAGCAAGGGGAGACTATATTTTTCGATAACTATTTATTGCAAATCTCTTTAACTCTCGATTCGGAATTCTACCAAAATATTGAGGCTTCTGATGGAGTAATTGCTAACGCTGGGACGGATAAGCAAATTACGTTCACTGTGCTGCCTGAACAAGAAGGAAACTTTGCTGTTACAGCGGATGTGAGGGACTTTGAATTTGAAGGTATTGAGATAGCGGCTCTACCATCATCTATGTCAATTGATGCACCTGATGCTGAAAAAATGACAGAGGATATGAAGTCGTTAACCGACGCGATAAAAGAGATTAATGATGGAGTGGCTGACCTAAAGAGTGGTGTCTCTGAATTAAATGATGGCGTTATTAGCTTGCGAAATGGTTCTGAGCAGTATAAAAATGGAATGTCAGAAATGACTGGAGCTTCTAGTGAGCTTATTAAGGCATCTAGTTCAATTAATGATGCACTTTCCACAATCACGAAAAATATATCGAAAAACGACAACGAACTTGACTTGAGCGAATTAAGTGAGCTCCCAAAAGGGTTGTCGCAAATTGCAGATGGTCTTACCGAAACAGCAAATGGATTATCTCTCCTTCAAGAGAATTATTCAATCGTGCTCACCACATTGGATGAGGCAATGAGAAATATTCCTGAATATAACGTTTCAGAAAATGAAATAAACGATTTATACAGCAGTGGTGCGGATCCTGCCGTACTCGATCAGTTAGTTGAAACGTATTCCGCTGCACGTGTTGCTAAAGGCACATACTCGGCTGTAAAAGAAGGCTTGCAAGTAGTTGATACGACATTAGGTGAAGTAAGTGGAGCGAGTATGGAGATGGCAACGACCCTTACTTCAATTGCCCAAGGGCTTTCATCTTCATTAGAAGGCATGGATGGATTAGATGGTTTGACTCAACTACAAGAAGGACTTGCAGCGCTTGCTGCCAATTACGAACAGTTTCATGGTGGCTTAATTAAATATACGAATGGTGTTGATACATTATCAAGTTCATATCATGAGCTACATTCAGGCATCGTCCAATTAAATGGAGGTACGACAGAGTTAGAAGATGGAGTAGGGCAACTCCTCGATGGTACAGGCGAACTTTATAAATCAACAAATGATTTACCGGAACAGATCCAAGAAGAAATCGATAAGATGATTTCTGAATATGATAAATCTGATTTTGAGGCTATTTCTTTTGTTTCTGGCGAAAATGAAAAAGTGAATTCTGTTCAATTTGTCATTAAAACGGAGAGTGTTAAAAAAGAAGAGCAAGAAACGATGGAAGAAGTCATTGAAGAAGAAAAGGGATTTTGGGGTCGGTTAAAGGATTTGTTTTCGTGA